In Boudabousia tangfeifanii, the DNA window AAAAGGGCATCATCAAGGAAAAGGACGCCAACCTTACCGGTGACGACGTCCGTGAAGGCCTAACCGCAGTTATTTCCGTCAAGCTTTCCGAACCACAGTTCGAAGGCCAGACCAAGACTAAGCTCGGTAACACTGAAGCACGTACCTTCGTTCAGCAGCAGGTCTACCAACAGCTCGGCGACTGGTTCGACTCGCACCCAGCCGACGCCAAGCAGATTATCGGTAAGGCCCAGCAAGCCTCGATCGCCCGTCTAGCTGCCCGTAAGGCCCGCGAAGCAACCCGTCGTAAGACCGCCCTCGAATCGGCTTCCATGCCAGGCAAGCTCAAGGACTGCAACTCCCGCAATCCGGAAGAATGCGAAATCTTTATCGTCGAGGGCGACTCCGCAGGCGGTTCCGCCGTCGGCGGTCGCGACCCCAAACATCAGGCCATCTTGCCAATCCGCGGCAAGATCCTAAACGTGGAAAAAGCTCGCCTCGACCGTGCCTTGAACTCCGAAACCATCCAGTCCTTGATCACCGCTTTCGGTACTGGTATCGGCGAAGAGTTCGACATGTCGAAACTGCGCTACCACAAGATCATCATCATGGCTGACGCCGACGTTGACGGCCAGCACATCAACACTTTGTTGTTGACTCTGCTATTCCGTTACATGCGTCCGCTAGTTGAACAAGGCTACGTTTACCTTGCTCAGCCACCGCTCTACCGCCTCAAGTGGACCAACGCGCCACACGACTTCGTCTTCTCCGATAAGGAACGCGATGTGCGCCTCGAGGCCGGCCTCGGTGCTGGACAGCGACTACAAAAAGATGGTGGCGTACAGCGATACAAGGGTCTAGGCGAAATGAACTCCCAAGAACTTTGGGAAACCACCATGGACCCCAACACTCGTATTCTCAAGCGCGTGGAACTAGGTGAAGCCGCCGCCGCTGACGAAATCTTCTCCGTCTTGATGGGTGAAGATGTGGAATCGCGCCGAAGCTTCATTCAGCGCAACGCCACCGACGTACGCTTCTTGGACATCTAAGCGGGATCGAAAGTAAGGAAAATAAGTTGAGCGAAATCGAAACCCCCGAATTGGAACCTTTTAACCACGGGCGGATTGACCCGGTCGAACTCGAATCCGAAATGCAAAAGTCCTACTTGGACTACGCCATGTCGGTAATCGTCGGCCGTGCCCTCCCTGAAGTACGTGACGGCCTCAAGCCCGTTCACCGCCGTATCCTCTACGCCATGTACGACGGTGGCTACCGCCCCTCGTCCTCGTTTAGCAAATGTATGCGTGTGGTCGGCGACGTTATGGGTCACTACCACCCACACGGCGACAGTGCTGTCTATGACGCCTTGGCCCGCCTCGTGCAGCCGTGGTCCATGCGCTACCCCTTGGTGGCCGGTCAGGGTAACTTCGGTTCCCCCGGTAACCTTGGCCCGGCAGCCCCCCGTTATACCGAATGTAAGATGGCCCCGTTGGCCATGGAAATGGTTCGTGACATCGACGAAGAAACCGTCGATTTCGTAGATAACTACGATGGTCACACCACCGAACCTTCGGTCCTTCCCGCCCGCTTCCCGAACTTGTTGGTTAACGGTTCGGAAGGTATTGCGGTTGGTATGGCCACCCGCATCCCACCCCACAACTTGCGTGAAGTTGCTGCCGGTGTGCAGTGGTTCCTCGAAAACCCAGAGGCTTCCAAGGCAGAACTGCTCGAAGCTTTGATGGAACGCATTAAGGGCCCAGATTTCCCCACCGCCGCTACCATTCTTGGTCGTCGTGGCATCGAGGACGCTTACCGCACCGGTCGCGGCTCGATCGTTCAGCGCGCCGTGGTCAATGTGGAAGAAATCAACTCCCGCCAGTGCTTGGTGGTCACCGAACTGCCATACCAGGTCAACCCCGATAACTTGGCCGCCAAGATTGCGCAGCTGGTTAAGGATGGTCAGATCCAGGGTATTGCTGATATCCGCGACGAATCTTCGGACCGTTCCGGTCAGCGTTTGGTGATCGTCCTCAAGCGTGATGCGGTTGCTAAGGTCGTTTTGAACAACCTTTACAAGCGCACCCAGCTGCAAGATTCTTTCCCGGCAAACATGTTGGCCCTAGTCGATGGGGTGCCGCGCACCTTGTCGCTCGATGGCTTCATACGTCACTGGGTTGATCACCAGTTGGATGTTATTTCTCGCCGTACGCGCTTCCGTTTGCGCAAGGCCGAGGAACGCCTCCACATCTTGACCGGCTACCTCAAGGCTCTTGACAACCTAGACGAAGTCATCGCCTTGATTCGTCGCAGTGCCACCACCGAGGACGCCCGCAAGGGCTTGATGGAACTTCTTTCCATCGACGAGATTCAGGCAGAAGCCATCTTGGCCATGCAGCTGCGTCGTCTAGCCGCCCTCGAACGTCAAAAGATCATTGACGAATACAATGACCTAGAGGCTAAGGTGCGCGACTTCAAGGACATTTTGGCTCGCCCAGAACGTCAGCGCGAAATCGTTTCCACCGAACTAGCTGGGGTAGTGGACAAGTACGGCGACGAACGCCGCACCACCATCCTCCCATTCGATGGCGAAATGAGCGAAGAAGACCTGATTCCGGAAGAAGACGTGGTCGTTACCATCACCCGTGGTGGTTACGTCAAGCGCACTCGCACC includes these proteins:
- the gyrB gene encoding DNA topoisomerase (ATP-hydrolyzing) subunit B; the encoded protein is MSPESQGQYGASDITVLEGLEAVRKRPGMYIGSTGERGLHHLVYEVVDNAVDEALAGYCTHIEVVLQADGGVRVSDDGRGIPVDMHPTEGKPTVEVVMTILHAGGKFGGGGYAVSGGLHGVGISVVNALSTRVDTVVKRQGFTWRQSFGDGGKPLTTLEKGEATEETGTTQTFYADPEIFETTVYNFETLRARFQQMAFLNKGLRITLTDERPNQTIEGDEVLSDEETEENSEESKFRSVTFLYQDGLRDYVKYLNSTKKVETLHEIIDFEAEDTASDRAISVEIAMQWTSAYSESVHTYANTINTIEGGTHEEGFRTALTTLVNKYGREKGIIKEKDANLTGDDVREGLTAVISVKLSEPQFEGQTKTKLGNTEARTFVQQQVYQQLGDWFDSHPADAKQIIGKAQQASIARLAARKAREATRRKTALESASMPGKLKDCNSRNPEECEIFIVEGDSAGGSAVGGRDPKHQAILPIRGKILNVEKARLDRALNSETIQSLITAFGTGIGEEFDMSKLRYHKIIIMADADVDGQHINTLLLTLLFRYMRPLVEQGYVYLAQPPLYRLKWTNAPHDFVFSDKERDVRLEAGLGAGQRLQKDGGVQRYKGLGEMNSQELWETTMDPNTRILKRVELGEAAAADEIFSVLMGEDVESRRSFIQRNATDVRFLDI
- the gyrA gene encoding DNA gyrase subunit A, with protein sequence MSEIETPELEPFNHGRIDPVELESEMQKSYLDYAMSVIVGRALPEVRDGLKPVHRRILYAMYDGGYRPSSSFSKCMRVVGDVMGHYHPHGDSAVYDALARLVQPWSMRYPLVAGQGNFGSPGNLGPAAPRYTECKMAPLAMEMVRDIDEETVDFVDNYDGHTTEPSVLPARFPNLLVNGSEGIAVGMATRIPPHNLREVAAGVQWFLENPEASKAELLEALMERIKGPDFPTAATILGRRGIEDAYRTGRGSIVQRAVVNVEEINSRQCLVVTELPYQVNPDNLAAKIAQLVKDGQIQGIADIRDESSDRSGQRLVIVLKRDAVAKVVLNNLYKRTQLQDSFPANMLALVDGVPRTLSLDGFIRHWVDHQLDVISRRTRFRLRKAEERLHILTGYLKALDNLDEVIALIRRSATTEDARKGLMELLSIDEIQAEAILAMQLRRLAALERQKIIDEYNDLEAKVRDFKDILARPERQREIVSTELAGVVDKYGDERRTTILPFDGEMSEEDLIPEEDVVVTITRGGYVKRTRTDNYRSQRRGGKGVRGASLRDDDVVEHFFATTTHHWLLFFTNLGRVYRVKAYELPEGGRDAKGQHVANVLAFQPGETIAQVMALKDYEQAQYLVLATKSGLVKKTRLSEYDSPRSAGLIAINLREDEAGNPDELVSAVLADATSELLLVSRFGQSLRFAATDEALRPMGRSTSGVRGMKFREGDSLLAMVVVREGADLFTVTEGGFAKRTELEQYRVQGRGGFGIKVAKIVEDRGNLVGALVVDETDEVLSIMEGGKIVRSAVADVTQTGRSTQGVTFVRLDKGDKVLAVARNVERELEEEEEENPSDSEASTPTKPAESSEETANDAQAAADAEATKE